A region of Heliangelus exortis chromosome 4, bHelExo1.hap1, whole genome shotgun sequence DNA encodes the following proteins:
- the ZDHHC2 gene encoding palmitoyltransferase ZDHHC2 produces the protein MRCGKMAPPPPPGEAVGAWGSVRRRCQRLLYWVPVLFISSILCWSYYAYVTQLCLLTMTNIGEKVVCLVAYHIFFMLFVWSYWKTIFTLPMNPSKEFHLSYSDKESLEREPRGESQQEVLRRAAKDLPIYTRTMSGAIRYCDRCHLVKPDRCHHCSVCDKCILKMDHHCPWVNNCVGFSNYKFFLLFLAYSLLYCLFIAATDLQYFIKFWTNGLPDTQAKFHIMFLFFAAAMFSVSLSSLFGYHCWLVSKNKSTLEVFRAPIFRHRTDKNGFSLGFSKNLRQVFGDEKKYWLLPVFSSLGDGCSFPTCLVNQDPEQASTPGGLNSASKNESHLFPAKPLRDSQSHLLTDTPSWSETSAQAEKGKVGMSNPALTMENET, from the exons ATGCGGTGCGGGAAGAtggcgccgccgccgccgccaggAGAGGCGGTTGGCGCTTGGGGCAGCGTGCGGCGCCGCTGCCAGCGGCTGCTCTACTGGGTGCCGGTGCTCTTCATCTCCAGCATCCTCTGCTGGTCCTACTACGCCTATgtcacccagctctgcctgc tgaCAATGACAAATATTGGAGAAAAAG ttGTGTGCCTGGTTGCTTACCACATATTTTTCATGCTGTTCGTCTGGTCATATTGGAAAACAATCTTTACTCTGCCAATGAATCCTTCAAAAGAA ttcCATCTATCATATTCAGACAAGGAATCCCTAGAGAGGGAGCCCAGAGGTGAATCCCAGCAAGAAGTCTTGAGACGGGCAGCAAAAGATCTTCCTATCTATACACGGACAATGTCTGGAG caaTCAGATACTGTGACAGATGCCATCTTGTAAAACCAGATCGTTGCCATCACTGTTCTGTATGCGAcaa atgcattTTGAAAATGGATCATCATTGCCCTTG GGTGAACAACTGTGTAGGATTCTCCAATTAtaaattttttctcctcttcttggCTTACTCTCTACTGTATTGCCTCTTCATTGCTGCAACAGATTTACAGTATTTTATCAAGTTTTGGACA aATGGCCTTCCGGACACTCAAGCCAAGTTCCACATcatgtttttattctttgctgCAGCTATGTTTTCTGTCAGTCTGTCTTCTCTCTTTGGATATCACTGTTGGCTTGTCAGCAAGAATAAGTCTACATTAG aggtATTCAGAGCTCCCATATTTCGCCACAGAACAGACAAGAATGGCTTCAGCTTGGGCTTCAGCAAAAACCTAAGGCAGGTGTTTGGTGATGAGAAGAAATACTGGTTGCTGCCTGTGTTTTCGAG cCTAGGGGATGGTTGCTCCTTCCCAACTTGCCTTGTTAATCAGGATCCTGAGCAAGCTTCCACACCTGGTGGTCTTAATTCAGCATCCAAAAA TGAGAGCCACCTGTTTCCTGCCAAGCCGTTGCGTGATTCCCAGAGCCACCTTCTTACTGATACACCATCTTGGTCAGAAACCAGTGCACAGGCTGAAAAGGGCAAAGTTG gTATGAGTAATCCTGCATTAACCATGGAAAATGAAACCTAA